The Nematostella vectensis chromosome 6, jaNemVect1.1, whole genome shotgun sequence region TCCGTGTCCTTAGGCTGTTGTTGAAAAGCAGGAAAGAGTAAAGAAACAGGAACTCTCCCATAGATCAATATGaagctttttcatttcttattgcTAGCTAGCAAGACCAAATAACAAAACTAATCTAATTTATTCAAGGAAATATACCCAAATTGATGACAAACTTAACAAATAAATGCAAATTGGGTGACGTATTACCACGACTCGTGAAAAGGGGattcaaacaaagttttgacaACGATTATTTTTCCAATGTCCATCAATGGCTCTAAGTTTTCAAGTTGAGATTAAATGAGTGGGTTAAACTAGTGAAAATTTAGGAAAAAAGGTCGTGACAACGCTGCGGGGAGATAATTATGTCGACCTAGAGGGAAGAATCCAACAGATCATAGTAGCAAGGTGAAAATTGCCGCGTTTTtggcaaagtaaaaaaaatggagGAAAATGGAAAGCTCCCTTTCTAAAATCCCGTTCCATCCGTTCTTACTTCATCATCTGGATTCTTTCTTTTGATTAGATTCTAACAGCAAACTAAAAAACAACCGAGTCTAAAACATgcatttttataataaaaacgaTACTTTTATATTGTACTTTGATTTAATGGGAAGAAAAGATTTAAGGTAGTTGTTGGAACCTTAGAACTAATAAGACTCGAGAATTACTCAAGACCGAGATTAGACAAAATAATCTCTAATTCAAAACCTTATCTTATTATGCTTTCATGCGCCCCCGAAGCGGAAAAGGCTTATCGAAGCAATTTTATCAAACATAGACTAGTAACCATAGATTCCAATGATATTTGACATTCAATCCTATGAAAAATTATCACAGATTTACTTTCAGCTGCTTTCAAAAGAAGTGTATTGAATTTTCTTTTAGAAAAAGTATTGTTTAGAGGTAAAAAATCATAAACTAGGATATAACTGAAGTCTATGGGACAACGTGGTGAATAGAATGgttaattaatttttattgaatAGGTAGAAAATTCGAGGTTATTACGAAATGATATTGATGACCAGAAAACTTGTTTAACATATTGATAGGGCGGCGACAACGGGGCAATAGTTATTCTTAGTACTCAAGCGATCCATCTATCGAAAGACTCACGATAAAAGACATCTCAATTTCTCTGGTTTGACCACCGATAGAAAGCAGGACAGAAATTTTGAattgaaaggaaaaaaagtgaaaggtaatttatttttcataacaGGTATGACACTTTAATACGTCTTTCGGGTTGCATTTCCGATGGAAGCAGGTATTATACGCACGTATGTACACAATTCTGAATTTTCTCTTAGCACAACGGAAGAACCCAAGAAATACAGAGCGCTTTTATGATAAATGAGAATCtctatattttaaaaagaaatagagTCTAACAAAAAAGGGATAAACATTTAATCCAGAGCGATCGGCTAGAGGAGGTTATACGCATGAGCTGAGAAATAGAAGTCGAGTCTAAGTTTGGAAGAGTTCGTACGAATTTTAACAATCTTCGTGATATCAAGATACGCGTTATTACCTCAGGATGGCAAATGGCTCCTTTACGGGCAAGCTGTCTTACGATCAGTGCTACTTTATCGGATCCCCCGCCGATTACACTAAGAACTTCAAGCAGACTTATGTTAGCTTGGCCGTCGTTAATGCACTTATCGCTGCACCGACTATATTTGGTAATTTTGTCATCATCCTAGCAGTGTGGATCACACCAGCACTTCACAACGTGTCAAACCTGTTACTAGCTGGCTTGGCGTGCTCGGACCTCGGGGTGGGATTGATCGTACCGGCTCTAAATATAGCGCGGATTGTCTCCAAGCTACATAATAACGCTTTCAATCACTGGTGCCAAATCCAAGTGGCGTATACGTTCTTCGGGGTGATGTTTTGCGGAGTATCGTTTTTAACGGTGGCAGCGTTTACAATAGATAAGTCACTTGCGTTACATTGGCACTTGCGTTACGCGAGTATTGTCACGTCCAGGCGTGCTGTGTACCTCATGGTGGTTATCTGGGCGGTGTTTGGCGCCATGTCCACCCTGCAAATTTGGAGCATGACGGCGTATCGCATCAGTGTTTGTATCGTGGTGCCACTATTCCTACTCGGGACCTCTTTCACTTACCTAAACATCTACCGTGTACTTCATCGTCATCAGCTACAGATCCAAAGCCAATCCCTTAACGTGTTTGGTAGCCATAGCAACAGTAACCCGGGTAGCGGCATCCAGGCGCTAAATCTTGCCCGCTATCGCAAATCACTAACTGGAATGTTTACCGTTTATTGTCTCTTCATATTTTGCTATTTGCCATATATTTGCGTCCAAGTGTCGACGATAGTGTTAAATATGATTGACAGTTCTCATGACAACGCACGTTTGTATCTGGCTGTGGATGTCACGGAGACGATCGTGATTTTCAACTCTTTGCTGAACCCCGTGATCTACTGTTGGCGCATGCGTGATATCAGGCAGGCCGCTTCAATGGTACTGCTGATACTTCGGGGGAAAACCGCTGTGCAACCTATCAGCTTTATGGATGGCACGTCACGCACATGGCGTGACGCGAGCGTTACCATTAAGAATGACCGATAAAATACTATCCTGCATATGGGATTAGAAACCGAAAGGACATTGTCATAAATGGACGCAAGAATCAGTCTTATTCATGCTTTTTAATACAGTAATAAGTCAAAGTATAGAATTGACAAGAAATACAACTAATGCCCATCTATCCTTTCAttcaaaaacatattttgtccccctcttttttttcttctcctaCCTGTGACTAACTAAATGTTTGCTTTTTCCTTGTCTGCGTTTTCTGGGTTTCCCATTCTCTTCCATTCATCTATTTACTCTTATTCTGCTTATCCTTTTTCGAGTAGTATGCGTTATTTAGGCCTCATAACACAGTAGTGGACTCTATGTCAATATCAAGAGTTTCTTTCCATTTGTACTGCCATTTCCCTTGCGCCACAAGCCGCATGCAGTCTTCGTATTCCTCTACGCGCTTTAGGGTATACGTCCTTGCGTCTGCACCAAACGATATAAGTAAAGCAGCGCACTTGAGACACTTGGCCATCAACGCGTAGTGGAAAGGAGGCCAGCCCGAGTCGTCCGGCGCGCTGGGATTTGCCCCACGGCTTAGCAAAAACTCCACAGCTTTATACTTCCCGAGCCGGCTCAATTCGTGCAGAATTGTTTTATGCTTAAAATGCTCGTTTTTAAAGTTGACATTGGCACGCAAGTTTACAAGGACATCTGCGCATTCAAAATTATCGTTTTCCAACGCGATGAACAATGGCGACCAACCGCGTGTGTCGACGACCTCGGTCGACAGCCCATGATTGATGAGAAAGCTTGCTTGTGCACTGCTATTGTTCTTGGCAGCACGCAGAAGCGCGGCAGTGCCATCTTGATCTGTACAATCTCGAGCAGAGTCTCTCTTTTTAGAACTTTTTCGCCTTTTAAAGCTAAGAATACTAAAATGGTTGCgtgatttattttcattcGCAGAAAACGTGAGGGATTTGCGCAGCGGGGTGTGCGATGTAGAGCAATTTGTTCCATTATTTTGGTCCGACACAGCGTGGTTGTGTGTCGGCTTCTCTTCACTTGTCCCCTGCACAGGAGAAATTGGCTTGAAAAGAAGCTTTCTTCTCTGTTTAATTAAATGAGTCTTTCTTAAAGACTTCAATTCGTTTCCTTTAGCAGAATGTACAGTTTGATCGCCAATGATGCTCAACTTTCCCATGCTCATTTCAAGAGTGTTTCCACCATTGCCAAAACGCACGTCCTTGGCCCATTCAAAACTTTCTTCGCTAACGAGCTCACATGGCTTCGCGtctgtttttgaattttttcttgttctgtTTTTACTGGCGTATACATGCGTAGTAGTGATTGGTGTCTTATGCAAATCCGATGAAGTACTGTTTCTTAACGTTTTCCAGTCCGTTTCGTCGCCATTTAAAGTCCAAACACTTTCTAAAAACCCAACGCCAGATCTCCTCGTAGAAACAGAATTCGGGTGGAAAAGTTCTGCCTCAATTTGATCACTCGTCTTGCACGAATCTTCCTCGGTTTCGAGAGTTATTGAAATATCTCTAGGCGATATTATATTTCTTTTCATATCCctacttttgctttttcttccTCTGGGAGATACCACTTCCACCACATACCGCCAGAAAGTCCTTTTTGGCGTTACTTTCTCTTTCgggtttgttttctttttacgtGTACGCTTCGCGAATGGCATCTTCGGTTCTATTACCTCAACTACGTTACCTATTTATAATTCTCTTTGACATCTTGTAGGGGCTATTCGTCACCCATGGTATCACAGCGGTAAGTTGTATACATTCCTTCACAGCCAATTGCGTATTCCATCGCAAAGCAACAGCTCTCTTCCGTGTCAAAAACAATATTTCTgaatttcttatttctttgGAAATTTGCACCATCATGTGTTCTTTAAATTGAGCTATAATTTATTTCTAAAAGCGTAgcgaaaaaaatctaaaaaaacttttttctgGATTGATTGCCTCTTATTGTatcctgctagcagagctttcttcaGCTGCTTTCTTCAGCTGCTTCCATCAGTCTGTCGCGTCTCTTTTCTTTCGCGTTCTCGTTTTTGTGTCCGTTTGTTGCTCGTTGCGACACGGATAAGTTAACTGATAGGAaaaaacaggaagaaagctctgctagcagggtactCCTATTGTGGTTGTtacacaggcccgtagccaggattttgagcgggggttcgtttacccaCAAAGCGGACCATTTTTTCGAAGGTAGCTCGTAGTAGTACTTCAATTTTCCTCAattagagcggaccttccagtcgagtggTGTTGGCAGGGTGGAGGGTTCTTTCGAACCCCCCTTGGATGTACGGGCCTACTATAAAAGCAATATGAAAAAAGGTGGAGGCAAAAAGGTCTAGTAGCGGCGAGGGGCAAGGTGAGCACCGGTATAGATCCATGGGTAACCCTCACCATCCGGACCTTACCGCGCAGTTGTCCCTAACTTATTTATATCCTAGGATTGAAGTAAACACTAACCATGTGGGATAAGTAAGAGAGGACTGAGCACGAGTTTATAACGTCACTGTTGCATCACTGGTCGGCCTAATCGCGCAGAATCCTAGAGTGTCATATAGCTTTCCCGAAGATAACGAGATGCGTATCACATGCTTATTACACGGTTGACACCTTTATTTCACTAAAATACCTATGAATAATCTTGACGAACGGGGAGGGCTTGGTTTATCAGCAGGGAAAAAGTGAGGTTTAATATGAACTCACTAAATATGATTGAGGTTAATAACTTGAATTCAGCTGGACGCCAGCCAACCAAATTACTTAAATTTGGTCACATGATGATACTTGAAATCTGGTCTAGTCCAGTGTCTAAAAGACGGGGAGGGTATTGAATTTAGCAGGGAAGAGCTGGGGGTGAAGTACTAAGACTGGAACAAAATTAATTCAGTTCAGGGACAACAGTCCAGTTCAGGGACAACAGTCCCTGAACTGAATTAATTTTGTTCCAGTCCTCGGACTTAATTCACTACTCACAAACAGCACTTTATTTTGTCCTCACCTTAATCATTGATCAAGTTTCAATAGGTAGGTTAAAGAACTAATCGCGTCCAGCCCTCATTGTCGGCTTTGAAATATTACTACTAATGAGGAAGAGTAGGTTAAAACTAGATATTAACCGTAAATACTAATAAAGACCATCATATTAAACCTTGAATGAGCAAAGAGCACTACTTTTTCGCCACAGATTTGATAACAAGAATGATTGAATATTAACAATGCATCGATTTAATGGCATGAAagtaaaatttgtttttgtaacCCTCAAAATCCAACAATAATTCAGCCAAATTTTTATGTGCAATTTTGGAAAATTATTCCACCAGCAAAGTTAGTTAGTTGAGGTGTGGCTATCTGAAGCGTCTACTCAATCGTTCCCCTTGTTCATTGTCGTCGACATTACAGTTCTTGAAAATAGATATTTGGcgtaataaaaataagtcgcTCTTCTTCTTCGCTGTCAGCTCCATTCTCGCAGCGTGCTCACACTTGAGTCCGTGCATGCATGGAGCAGCCCTGCTCTGTCTAGATGTTAATTTTGATTGTGTACAGTATTGATCTAATGAACTTTTCAAGTTTGTGCAATCAATAACCAATTCTCCTGGGTTTTCTTGCAGGTCAATAATAACCTGAaccttgtttgttattttccaAAAGTCGTCAACTATAATTGAGTTTTGTCTCTTTTTTCTAGTGTAAATTGTCTCCGGACTACCTCCGTTCTCGGTATTTAACACTTACTTAGTTGCGCTAGAGCATGTCTGACTGGCTAAGTGTCAGGAGAAAGGTAAAATTAGTTCTAGGAAAAGTGAATTTCCTTCTAATTTGGTGTAACGTTCCTTGTTTGCGACGCGCTCTCCGTCTTCAATTATAAAACCCGGTCAAGTTACGAGTTAGCCGAAAAGTGCCCGACTTAAAAAATATAAGCCGGGTACGTTTCGGCTAGCTTGTCGGTGACAGTTCGCGCACCACGTGATAATAGCTCGGATTTACGCAACGTAACTTGACTTTATTACTTTGGCTCGGTAGCAGACCTTGCTGTCTCGTGCCTGGCCCGCCCGAGTAGGGAAGTACAGTAAAAGTCCGCGTGTAAGAACCTAGAACCTAAGTCTGGCAAAACGGGTTCTATGTTGGTACTTATTAAAAATTAGTACTTTATTAAAAATGAAGGCAAAATAGGTCCTTATTGggttcttttttttccgagttgcTGAATCAACAGTAGGATTCATAATCACGGAAGGTTGACTGAATACATAGTCACTATGCTATAGAGATATCCCACTGTTTGTATGTTATATCTGTATAATTTTATCTTTACTGGAGAGCAAAATGTTCATATTTTTCAATTCATATTTCAAAGCCCCATAATTTGTTTCATTTGTCATGGAGTAACCCAACATATAGGAACCTTTTAATTTGTTTGGCTTGGtaggtttttatattttggggtATTCAAATCCTAAATTTCTGCTGCTGTAGCCGATTTTTGCTCGGAGCGAGCGTCTCGAGCGGAACCACAGCTTTCTGGACCAGGGCCTACAGAGTGAATTACTATTCAAACACGTGTTTTCGCTCTTCTTTATGATTCTGTAATCGTTTGAAAAAATGATTCTTTTAAAGAACAAGTTATACTAAAAACACTTCAGATTGTAGAGAAACTCACCACTTCAAATAATTGTGCGACGCGcgttaccgtgatcaccaaaaGAGATTGTTTTAGGAAATTAAGCCAACATGCGAGAATCAcaaataggccattccagctataagtttgcgtgcgcataaccatagaaacctacctcaaatACCAGAATGCAGTGCGCGCTTTTTTAAGCTTACATCAAACGAAGTGCGCGCTGCAtgccggtagttgaggtaggttcccatggtgagtgcgcgcgcatggttatagctggaatggcctattgatTGACACTAGGTTTTAATGTACGTTTCTTTAACCCTTCTTTTGGCGAAACTATCAAAGCTTTAGCGCGAGTCGCATTGTTATTACAACTTTTCTGCTTTTTTGACAGTCTGACTTTATTAACAGTTCTTACTTTTCTTCCCTTCATAAGAAATTTCAAATCAGACATATTAATTTGATTTTGTCgattttccttttatttttcttagtaGTCTTGCTAATGGAATATGCCGCGTTTCCATTGTGGTGGGGACGAGTCTCGTTTCCATTGTGGTGGGGTTGACTCTAGTTTCCATTGTGGTGGGGTTGACTCTCGTTTCCATTGTGGTGGGGACAAGTCTTGTTTCCATTGTGGTGGGGACGAGTCTCGTTTCCATTGTGGTGGGGACGAGTCTCGTTTCCATTGTGGCGGGGACGAGTCTCGTTTCCATTGTGGTGGGGACGAGTCTCGTTTCCATTGTGGTGGGGACGAGTCTAGTTTCCATTGTGGTGGGGACGAGTCTCGTTTCCATTGTGGTGGGGACGAGTCTCGTTTCCATTGTGGTGGGGACGAGTCTCGTTTCCATTGTGGTGGGGTTGACTCTCGTTTCCATTGTGGCGGGGATGAGTCTCGTTTTATTTGCAAGAGATCTAAGAGCGAACACATTTAAATTCATCAGGAAATAATCATATCAGCAAGTATGTACGCTAATACAAAACTGGTATATAAATGATCTGACTATGGTTAAAGTGCTTACCATCAGGCTAATCgtacattattttttgtgaTATTAAGTGAATAACCCATTGAAAAAGCATCTATCTATCTAAGTAATATTGATAAAGTGCGTTACCAACAAGGGGTGGTATATGTGGATATAATCAGGGACTCAAAAGTATGGCGATGAGCTTGCCCTGTCACGGCCTTTCAACAGACCAAGATatttcagggccgtagcaggggttgGGGCACTTGGGGCTtaaattaaagccgcattgtcaccagtttacttccggtcggtTAGGTTACAATATCCggtgatttttaacggaaaacgcgaaaaatatttcaaaatattgaaagcagtgtgtatattgcaagtttcttcgaggatgtgattgataatttagagcggatgacatgttaaatatctcggattctaatagattcttttgtcttttaacggttgaggtttccgtcggacctccggaagtgaactgatgataatgcggctttaaggtcttggtaaaggtagatttgacaccactgtgttttttgtggtttttgcaaaacctgtatcaatagttcttaaactgtatttttgcaaaattattttttccatAAATCGCATTCTGAGACGGCTAAAATGggcctttgctgtttcccgtgACCTGTTGACCGTGAATTCACGCCAAATCTTTGACTTTTCTAGCGTATTATTTTAAGGCGAGGACTCAAACTTGTCGGGCGTAAACTCGCGACGGGTTTTAAGATATCGCCTTGAAATTTTCGGTATCtgatagataattatgccatGTCATGAAGTGTGaggaattttcgattttcgactgaagatcgcttttatagcacttttgtgtccaaatttcgccagaaatgagagttccaactttgattcgtgatattttgttgaaagcaaaaGATACGAACAAGCTCGACGCAAATTTTGGTTCTCAAATGTCTGATAATAGCATTTTGTATCTTACATAAGCACACACATAGGTTTTTGGAGGTaaagtttttatattttcgctTGTCCGTGCGATGCAAGCATCGCGCACACACACACGCtggaaatattatttttaaagccactatccgccgaaaaagaaatagtttatttgttttagtatataaaacgagCTTTAGAGCAATATTCTTTTCGGAAACACTTGCAAATCGGCTATTGcacccgccattttgcttgatttcggAGCGTAGGAAAATAtccacctcctaggaggtgtatattgcatttAACCCCGGgtttctcaaccaatcaaatcgcttgttCTTGCCAGGTTCCCGAGTTACTTAACCATGATATTCGTCTTCTCATCAGAcgcatacccaggattggctaaggggttgggtattcataggtatcatatatttattcttcaataagaaatgacccagtTTTTGGCAGCCAACAATAAACAGCAACCAAGGTAtgggcccccgaatggtcccccgaaatCTTTTCCGCCGTTctcgcatgctcgcgcaattTATTCCGCCGttgctcgcatgctcgcgcaattttttccacctaaaaatgctcggtctctCATAAAAAACGGAGTGCTCGCAAGCTCCCAAGTGCTCGTaaaagaccattcgggggcccttTAGGTACAGAggggatgcgcgcgcacccgCCCCGCACTCCCTGCGTACGCGCCCGCGGTCATGATCAAAATTTACTGCGGAATTCCTCGGCGCTGTTATGCTTCGACATAAACAGGAAGCTGTTTAGAGCTTCTGTGGCCTTTTGTGTTGCTTCAGGTTCTAATAAAAGGGCACTGTCTCATATATCGTAAGGGGTTTATTCTTTTTGACATGTTACGAACTTTAATCAGCTATTCCTTCAATTAATGGTTTTTAAATTAGTGACATTTACACATAATCTCTTAGCACTCAGCGAACTTATGTTATTCTTATAGAAAATAAGTTTGTGGGAGGAAAACCCGTTACTATAGCGTAAAACACTTATTACAAAAAATCTTGATTAGAAATCGCTAATCATTTGAAATAATCTACGACTACGATATTCATCAATTGTTAATAGACATTATGGTATAGTGAGACCCGAAGTCTTTTCAAGAAAAACTGGACATTTGAAAAACAAAGTGGTTTAACAGGCGCCACAATAGAACAGCAAATCGTGATTAAACGAAACAAAATGTTAGCCAGATTCTTTTTCTATACATCTAgtgttttaatgtttttacATCAAGAAAAGCCGTCAAGTGTTTTGTTATCTCGAAACACGAAAAAACTTTCCAGTGAAACGTTCCATTGTTTCTCTTAAAACAACACTTATTTTGTATCgataacaagtaaaaaataatacGGTGATATTGGACAAGAAAGAACAAATAAAGTACTTACTTTCTAGGCAATCTGCTGACACAAACAGTAGCAGTGCAAGCCCCATAAAGATCTCGAACTTAACCATGACGCACAAGTAAAGCACCAGCGAACAGCTCCGACCGCTTGTCGGGACAGAGTGCTTGATACATTCAACAAAAAAAAGCTACTTATATCACACTGGGCAATGAATACAGTGAGCTCCAGGGAGCTGATAGAATTGTCATTAAACAAGGGCCAAAATATAATGAGTTCTTCCGGCACACTATACGAGGCAATTTATTGCATTTTGACCCCATGGTTGATATTAGATTCTCCAATCATGTTTTCCCTCGTTGTAGTGTTCCTTTTATAATACACTTTTCACCTTTTAGCAGTGATAAAATATTGCTATTTAAATAACCATTTCAAAGGACCTCTAACACCAATTCTATCCACGTTTTAATAATAAGAACCCTGttgcttcattttttttctcatttcgACGATGGATAATTGTAATATTACTTTGGCGTCTAATTAAGGATTATTGCCGACTCCACAACTTCACCAAGTCTTAAAGTGATGCTAATAAAATCGTCCATAATAAAGCAGAGTATGATTATAATCGCACACTGAAGCTGTGGCCAGTTTTGCTTTAGGAAGGCGAAAAAGATCATGAATGCAGCCATTACTGTGCCAATAAGCCCCCCGTGATAAGTCCCTCCCTACACGGATATATACACGCCACGTGAGaaatgacggaaaaaccttgTGCGTACGAAGAGCTCTTTCGCTTCGCTCAAATCGTTTGGGCTGCGAAGCTCgaagcctctggtacccagggtatacGAAGATACACTATAATCACGGTTTCGTACAATGGTCGTTTTTTTAGATTTCAGActgatttttcctttttcaaaaagattttgtcctaatttttgaataatttttcgCTCTATCTATGAACCCTGAAACGAAACCTACGAAATTAAATGGCACCAAAATTAcattctttatttattttttgttattcaaggaattctctgccttatttgatgtgaaattTGCTGATTTGAAACATGATTTCCGTCACCAGCATCAAGTACTggcaaaaatataaaacaacatttattttcttttccgAGTGATCGGCGGCAATTTGTTTGTAACAACATGTTTGATATTATTTATCTTGAGTCGAAATTTTTATAATAGAGAACATTTTGTTTCAATACCGAATAGAAACTCATTCCTAGACAATCATAGGACCTCATGTGGATACAAACAAATGCAGAATACACAAGCAATATCTTCCCATAAAAAGCAAGAGGGATAGATAATATTTCATTAACTTTCTATATATGAAAAGGTCATCCTAGTTTTCTTTCCATATGATGATTCAAGAACATTGCCCTCACAGGAAATGTGGACTACACGCAAATTTCTGTACGTTGCCATGAAAAACCAGCCAAATTGAAAATGACGGCAAATCAAAGTGACAGCACACGAAAATGGCTACTTTAAAAAGTCAGTAGAACCTTTTAAGACATCTGTCAAAAGAAAGAGACAATAGCTTTCAAATTCCGAAAACAGTTTTGAATTTGCTTAAACTATCCGATTTTCAGGTGCAGGATTGCGGATTATCAAAATATCAtgattgtttatcattgataATTTGATATTTCTATGATTTTTGGGTGATAATAGTATGATATTGTCTTGAATAAATTCTAAGTGAAATATCAATGTGAAATATCAAAATGTCATTATCAGTTGGATTATCATGGTAGTTGGCCCCCCAAAAAGGAATCTCAAATTATCACTATCATTCTCATTAATAAGAGAAGCAGGTAGATTGAAAAATCTAAATATCACTATCAATAAATAGAAATTAGCCGGATAAAGTGATATTCCAAAATAGCAAGTTATCATGGTATGAATATCatatcattttattattatcaatgtTGAACATAAACAGTAAGCGAATAatatatcatgataatatcatattttgttttacttgaCCAACGACACAAGATTGATAgcatgatatatcatgataatatcattttttgttttacttgacCAACGACACACTAAGATTGATAgtatgatatatcatgataatatcattttttgttttacttgatAAACGACACACTAAGACGGATAGTATAATATATCATATtaatatcattttttgttttacttgacCAACTACACACTAAGATTGATAGTAagatatatcatgataatatcattttttgttttacttgatCAACGACACACTAAGATTGATAgtatgatatatcatgataatatcattttttgttttacttgatAAACGACACACTAAGACGGATAGTATAatatatcatgataatatcattttttgttttacttgacCAACTACACACTAAGATTGATAGTAagatatatcatgataatatcattttttgctttacttgaTCAACGACACACTAAGATTGATAgtatgatatatcatgataatatcattttttgttttacttgacCAACTACACACTAAGATTGATAgtatgatatatcatgataatatcattttttgttttacttgatCAACGACACACTAAGATTGATAgtatgatatatcatgataatatcattttttgttttacttgacCAACGACACACTAAGATTGATAgtatgatatatcatgataatgtcattttttgttttacttgatCAACGACACACTAAGATTGATAG contains the following coding sequences:
- the LOC5502173 gene encoding eukaryotic translation initiation factor 3 subunit A, which translates into the protein MVKFEIFMGLALLLFVSADCLENLLQIKRDSSPPQWKRESTPPQWKRDSSPPQWKRDSSPPQWKRDSSPPQWKLDSSPPQWKRDSSPPQWKRDSSPPQWKRDSSPPQWKRDSSPPQWKQDLSPPQWKRESTPPQWKLESTPPQWKRDSSPPQWKRGIFH
- the LOC5502175 gene encoding beta-2 adrenergic receptor produces the protein MANGSFTGKLSYDQCYFIGSPADYTKNFKQTYVSLAVVNALIAAPTIFGNFVIILAVWITPALHNVSNLLLAGLACSDLGVGLIVPALNIARIVSKLHNNAFNHWCQIQVAYTFFGVMFCGVSFLTVAAFTIDKSLALHWHLRYASIVTSRRAVYLMVVIWAVFGAMSTLQIWSMTAYRISVCIVVPLFLLGTSFTYLNIYRVLHRHQLQIQSQSLNVFGSHSNSNPGSGIQALNLARYRKSLTGMFTVYCLFIFCYLPYICVQVSTIVLNMIDSSHDNARLYLAVDVTETIVIFNSLLNPVIYCWRMRDIRQAASMVLLILRGKTAVQPISFMDGTSRTWRDASVTIKNDR
- the LOC5502176 gene encoding uncharacterized protein LOC5502176, which translates into the protein MPFAKRTRKKKTNPKEKVTPKRTFWRYVVEVVSPRGRKSKSRDMKRNIISPRDISITLETEEDSCKTSDQIEAELFHPNSVSTRRSGVGFLESVWTLNGDETDWKTLRNSTSSDLHKTPITTTHVYASKNRTRKNSKTDAKPCELVSEESFEWAKDVRFGNGGNTLEMSMGKLSIIGDQTVHSAKGNELKSLRKTHLIKQRRKLLFKPISPVQGTSEEKPTHNHAVSDQNNGTNCSTSHTPLRKSLTFSANENKSRNHFSILSFKRRKSSKKRDSARDCTDQDGTAALLRAAKNNSSAQASFLINHGLSTEVVDTRGWSPLFIALENDNFECADVLVNLRANVNFKNEHFKHKTILHELSRLGKYKAVEFLLSRGANPSAPDDSGWPPFHYALMAKCLKCAALLISFGADARTYTLKRVEEYEDCMRLVAQGKWQYKWKETLDIDIESTTVL